A DNA window from Pyrus communis chromosome 3, drPyrComm1.1, whole genome shotgun sequence contains the following coding sequences:
- the LOC137727732 gene encoding uncharacterized protein, with protein sequence MGGGFRVLHLVRPFLSFLPEVQSADRRIPFREKIIYTVISLFIFLVCSQLPLYGIHSTTGADPFYWMRVILASSRGTVMELGITPIVTSGMVVQLLAGSKIIEVDNNVREDRALLNGAQKLLAILIAVGQAVAYVVSGMYGSVAQLGVGNAILIIVQLCFAAIIVICLDELLQKGYGLGSGISLFIATNICESIIWKSFSPTTINSGRGAEFEGAIIALFHLLITRTDKVRALREAFYRQNLPNVTNLLATVLIFLIVVYFQGFRVVLPVRSKNARGQQGSYPIKLFYTSNMPIILQSALVSNLYFISQLLYRKFSGNFFVNILGKWQESEYSGQSVPVGGLAYYITAPGSLADMTANPFHALFYLVFMLSACALFSKTWIEVSGSSARDVAKQLKEQQMVMPGHRDSNLQKELNRYIPTAAAFGGLCIGALTVLADFMGAIGSGTGILLAVTIIYQYFETFEKERESQLGFFGL encoded by the exons ATGGGAGGAGGTTTTCGAGTTTTGCATTTGGTGAGGCcgtttctttcttttctacCGGAAGTTCAAAGCGCTGACAGAAGGATCCCCTTCAGAGAGAAGATTATATACACCGTGATTTCCCTGTTCATCTTTCTGGTGTGCAGTCAGCTTCCCCTTTATGGCATTCACTCTACCACTGGCGCTGATCCATTTTATTGGATGCGCGTTATTCTTGCATCAAGCCGTGGGACTGTGATGGAGCTTGGTATAACCCCCATTGTGACATCTGGGATGGTCGTGCAGCTCTTGGCCGGTTCAAAGATCATTGAAGTTGACAACAATGTTCGTGAGGATCGTGCGCTATT AAATGGGGCACAAAAGTTGTTGGCCATCCTCATCGCTGTTGGTCAGGCTGTTGCTTATGTGGTTTCAGGAATGTATGGTAGTGTTGCTCAGCTTGGTGTCGGGAATGCGATTCTTATCATTGTTCAGCTCTGCTTTGCTGCAATTATTGTTATTTGCCTAGATGAACTTCTTCAGAAGGGATATGGTTTGGGATCCGGGATCTCCCTTTTTATAGCTACCAACATCTG TGAAAGCATCATCTGGAAGTCCTTTAGCCCTACAACTATCAATAGCGGACGGGGAGCTGAATTTGAAGGTGCCATCATTGCACTGTTCCATCTCTTGATCACCAGGACCGACAAAGTTCGTGCTCTTCGCGAAGCTTTCTACAGGCAAAACCTGCCAAATGTTACTAATCTGCTTGCTACAGTCTTGATCTTTCTCATTGTCGTCTACTTCCAAGGTTTTCGTGTTGTTTTACCGGTGAGATCAAAGAATGCCCGTGGACAGCAAGGATCATATCCTATTAAGCTTTTCTACACCTCTAACATGCCCATCATTCTCCAGTCTGCTCTTGTCTCCAATCTTTATTTCATCTCTCAA TTGCTTTACAGGAAGTTCAGTGGGAATTTCTTCGTGAATATTCTTGGAAAGTGGCAGGAGTCTGAATATTCCGGCCAATCTGTTCCAGTTGGTGGTCTTGCCTACTATATCACGGCTCCAGGAAG CTTGGCGGATATGACAGCCAATCCATTCCATGCTCTGTTCTATCTAGTGTTCATGCTTTCAGCCTGTGCACTCTTCTCAAAAACTTGGATTGAAGTTTCTGGTTCTTCAGCCCGAGATGTGGCTAAGCAGCTCAAG GAACAACAAATGGTGATGCCTGGACATAGAGATTCAAACTTACAGAAGGAACTAAACCGCTACATACCTACTGCGGCTGCATTCGGAGGCTTGTGCATTGGTGCCTTGACTGTTCTGGCAGATTTCATGGGAGCAATTGGTTCTGGGACTGGGATTTTGCTTGCTGTCACGATCATCTATCAGTACTTCGAGACAtttgagaaagagagggaaagcCAACTTGGCTTTTTCGGCCTCTAA